The following are encoded in a window of bacterium SCSIO 12643 genomic DNA:
- a CDS encoding YiaA/YiaB family protein, protein MNLKPSNAFIAASWIALIIGVSGYLIGLWRSEMMLSEKGYYFIGIMFGLFAVVSVQKSVRDKLEGIPVTDIYYGLSWFSTILTLVLLVVGLWNADLLPSEKGFYAFSYLLALFGAIAVQKNTRDLAIYESHQSKQPMDQS, encoded by the coding sequence ATGAATTTAAAACCATCAAATGCATTTATTGCAGCATCCTGGATTGCGTTGATTATAGGAGTTTCCGGATATCTAATTGGATTGTGGCGTTCAGAGATGATGTTAAGTGAAAAAGGCTATTATTTTATAGGAATTATGTTTGGACTGTTTGCAGTAGTATCAGTTCAAAAAAGCGTGAGAGATAAACTGGAAGGAATTCCGGTTACGGACATTTATTATGGTCTAAGTTGGTTCTCGACTATACTTACTCTGGTTCTTCTGGTAGTGGGTTTATGGAATGCCGATTTGTTACCAAGTGAAAAAGGGTTTTATGCTTTTTCGTATTTACTGGCGTTATTTGGAGCCATTGCGGTACAAAAAAATACACGTGATTTGGCTATTTATGAATCGCACCAATCGAAACAACCTATGGATCAATCATAG
- a CDS encoding PD40 domain-containing protein, with translation MKRIYTLLSVLSTALFSFAQTTDSPDALMLRFPDVSENEITFVYAEDVWVVPITGGMAKRITSTPGMEYYPKFSPDGNTIAFSGNYDGNYDVYTIHHHGYNVKRLTYHPGNDRTVDWKPDGSGILFASRRKSPSNRFNQFFTVSTKGGTLEQLPLFFAELGSYNADGTQLAYQYLNRVSRNWKRYQGGTASDILIYDEKTKKSTQITSYKGTDALPMWNGDKIYFLSDRGENHKANIWSYDVNSKEFKQETNFDTYDVKFPSMGKGHIVLENGGKLHLFDLVTGKTNPVEIKVPSEHIMARAEWKDLSKDVRTYFISPTGKRGLFDARGEIFTVPAEKGITQNITHTSGSSEQSPNWSPDGKYIAYFSDETGEYQLMIRPADGSGEPQALTKDLEGYYSGTLWSPDSKKIAFTKYDGTLYYIHVDSKKITKVDFSEMDDIRDYRWSHDSKWLTYSKSIISQNSVIIAYSLKEGKTYQLTSEFYNCQDPVFSLDGKYLFYTSNRAFMPTYSNFDGTWVYDKSTVLMATTLSKDEPSILAPENDMEEVKEDGDKKEEKSDKEEETEDDGIKIDFEGIEWRAVALPVEPGNYGYLTAADGKILYQAYGRGGSEIRYWDINGKEESSIVSGAYGYELSADGKKIIYGFRGGYAITGVRPGQKAGDGALSMKDVRAEINPVEEWNQIFNEAWRLERDFFYDPNMHRVDWKEVRERYSKLMAFCSSRSDLNYIIGEMIGELNVGHAYVGGGDMPRAERVGVGMLGADLSTEGKNAIRIDKIYAGAPWDITRSPLNEAGIEVKEGAYIVAVNHQPVDGTQSPYAAFQNLDQKVVVLSIASDANGKDARDVEVKLMRNEARLRNLAWIENNRQKVLKATNGKCGYIYVPNTGVDGQNQLFRMYQGQFHLSAMIIDERWNSGGQIPDRFVELLNRPIRSHFSRRDKKPWPIPFNGMDGPKVMLANQWAGSGGDMFPYIFKQEKVGPVVGKRTWGGLVGISGIPPLVDGGFLTAPNFAFFNLDGEWDVEGVGVSPDYEVDAQAEDMYNGIDAQLDKAIELINASLKANPPAKVVVPEFPNKTGIGNPK, from the coding sequence ATGAAAAGAATTTACACCCTCCTATCTGTGTTGTCTACAGCGTTATTTTCATTCGCGCAGACTACAGATTCACCTGACGCACTAATGTTGCGTTTTCCCGATGTATCGGAGAATGAAATCACTTTTGTATATGCAGAAGATGTATGGGTTGTACCTATAACCGGAGGTATGGCCAAAAGAATTACTTCAACTCCTGGTATGGAGTATTATCCTAAGTTTTCACCAGATGGAAATACGATTGCATTTAGTGGGAATTATGATGGGAACTATGATGTCTATACAATTCACCATCACGGATATAATGTAAAGAGATTAACTTACCATCCGGGGAACGATCGCACAGTAGATTGGAAACCGGACGGATCGGGAATTTTATTTGCATCCAGAAGGAAATCCCCATCTAACCGATTTAATCAGTTTTTTACGGTGTCAACTAAAGGTGGAACTCTTGAGCAGTTGCCATTGTTTTTTGCGGAGTTAGGAAGTTACAATGCCGATGGAACGCAATTGGCCTATCAATACCTAAACAGAGTTTCTAGAAACTGGAAACGGTATCAGGGAGGAACAGCAAGTGATATCCTGATTTATGATGAAAAGACCAAAAAATCGACTCAGATTACTTCTTATAAGGGGACTGATGCATTACCGATGTGGAATGGAGATAAGATCTATTTCTTAAGTGATCGTGGAGAGAATCATAAAGCTAATATCTGGTCTTATGATGTGAATAGTAAAGAGTTCAAGCAAGAAACAAATTTTGATACTTACGATGTGAAATTCCCTAGTATGGGTAAAGGACATATTGTACTGGAAAATGGAGGTAAACTTCATTTGTTTGATCTGGTTACAGGAAAAACAAATCCGGTAGAAATAAAAGTGCCTTCAGAACATATTATGGCACGTGCGGAGTGGAAAGACCTGAGTAAAGATGTGCGTACTTATTTTATTTCCCCAACCGGAAAAAGAGGTTTGTTTGATGCGCGTGGGGAGATTTTTACCGTTCCTGCGGAGAAAGGAATTACACAGAATATTACACATACCTCAGGATCTTCTGAGCAATCACCAAACTGGTCACCGGATGGAAAGTATATCGCATATTTTTCTGATGAAACCGGAGAATATCAATTAATGATTCGCCCTGCAGATGGTTCGGGAGAACCACAAGCATTAACCAAAGATTTGGAAGGATATTACAGTGGAACTTTATGGTCTCCGGACAGTAAGAAAATTGCTTTTACAAAATATGACGGAACACTCTATTATATCCACGTAGATAGCAAGAAGATTACGAAAGTAGATTTCAGTGAAATGGATGACATTCGTGATTACAGATGGTCGCATGACAGTAAATGGTTAACCTATTCTAAATCTATAATTAGCCAGAACTCTGTCATTATTGCCTATAGCCTTAAAGAGGGGAAAACATACCAATTGACCAGCGAGTTCTATAACTGTCAGGATCCGGTGTTTTCGTTAGATGGAAAGTACCTTTTCTATACTTCTAACAGAGCGTTTATGCCAACCTATAGCAACTTTGATGGTACCTGGGTATATGATAAATCTACGGTGTTGATGGCGACAACTTTGTCTAAAGATGAACCTTCTATTTTGGCTCCTGAAAATGATATGGAAGAAGTTAAAGAGGATGGAGATAAAAAAGAGGAAAAATCAGACAAAGAAGAAGAGACTGAAGATGATGGAATCAAAATAGATTTCGAAGGAATTGAATGGCGTGCAGTAGCATTGCCTGTAGAGCCGGGGAATTATGGCTATTTAACCGCTGCTGATGGCAAAATCTTGTATCAAGCTTACGGTAGAGGCGGTTCTGAAATTAGATACTGGGATATTAATGGAAAAGAAGAGAGTTCAATTGTTTCAGGCGCATACGGATATGAATTATCTGCCGATGGTAAAAAGATCATTTATGGATTTAGAGGAGGTTATGCCATTACAGGTGTGCGTCCGGGTCAAAAAGCAGGAGATGGTGCGTTGTCTATGAAAGATGTGCGTGCGGAGATTAATCCTGTGGAAGAGTGGAATCAAATTTTTAATGAAGCGTGGAGATTGGAGAGAGATTTTTTCTATGATCCAAATATGCATCGTGTTGATTGGAAAGAAGTGAGAGAGCGTTACAGTAAGTTAATGGCATTTTGTTCTAGCAGAAGTGATTTGAACTATATCATTGGAGAAATGATTGGTGAATTGAATGTAGGTCATGCTTATGTCGGTGGAGGCGATATGCCTAGAGCAGAAAGAGTAGGTGTGGGAATGTTAGGTGCGGATTTATCTACAGAAGGTAAAAATGCCATTCGTATTGATAAAATATATGCCGGAGCACCATGGGATATCACCAGATCACCATTAAATGAAGCTGGAATTGAGGTGAAAGAAGGAGCGTATATTGTGGCTGTAAATCACCAACCGGTGGATGGAACACAGAGTCCATATGCGGCATTCCAAAATTTGGATCAAAAAGTGGTGGTTTTAAGCATTGCTTCAGATGCCAATGGTAAAGATGCCAGAGATGTTGAGGTGAAGCTAATGCGTAATGAAGCTCGTTTAAGAAATCTGGCGTGGATTGAAAACAATCGTCAGAAAGTGCTGAAAGCAACAAATGGAAAATGTGGTTATATCTATGTCCCAAATACGGGGGTAGATGGACAAAATCAGTTGTTCAGAATGTATCAGGGACAATTCCATTTAAGCGCTATGATTATTGATGAAAGATGGAATAGTGGAGGCCAAATCCCAGACAGATTTGTGGAATTATTAAACCGCCCAATTCGTAGTCATTTCTCTCGAAGAGACAAGAAACCATGGCCGATTCCATTTAACGGAATGGACGGGCCTAAAGTGATGTTGGCTAACCAATGGGCCGGATCAGGTGGAGACATGTTCCCATACATCTTTAAACAAGAGAAAGTAGGTCCTGTAGTAGGTAAACGTACCTGGGGAGGATTGGTAGGAATTAGTGGAATTCCACCATTGGTAGATGGCGGATTCTTAACTGCACCGAATTTTGCTTTCTTTAATTTAGATGGTGAGTGGGATGTTGAAGGTGTTGGTGTTTCCCCGGATTATGAAGTGGATGCACAAGCTGAAGATATGTATAACGGTATTGATGCCCAATTGGATAAAGCTATTGAGTTAATCAACGCTTCTTTAAAAGCAAATCCACCAGCTAAAGTGGTTGTTCCGGAATTCCCAAATAAAACTGGAATCGGTAATCCGAAATAA
- a CDS encoding DUF302 domain-containing protein, with protein MSYYIGKVVDMEFNQAVDAITATLKDQGFGIITDIDMSATLKNKIDKDIPSYRILGACNPGYAYEAVTNEPQIGVMLPCSAAVRQLENNQVEIAVIDPIASMMAVENDKLHGFATEVKEKLSAAVDNL; from the coding sequence ATGAGCTATTATATAGGTAAAGTCGTAGACATGGAATTCAACCAGGCGGTTGATGCCATTACAGCTACACTCAAAGATCAAGGTTTTGGAATCATTACCGATATTGACATGAGTGCCACATTGAAAAATAAAATTGACAAGGACATTCCTTCATATAGAATCCTGGGTGCTTGTAATCCCGGATACGCATATGAAGCGGTCACCAATGAACCTCAAATCGGTGTAATGCTTCCCTGTAGTGCAGCCGTAAGACAACTTGAAAACAATCAGGTTGAAATTGCAGTGATTGATCCCATTGCTTCCATGATGGCTGTAGAAAACGATAAACTTCATGGATTTGCAACAGAAGTTAAAGAAAAATTATCTGCTGCTGTAGACAACTTATAA
- a CDS encoding helix-turn-helix transcriptional regulator: protein MILSRQHFKVQGKIILEKVQFQPPLNADSAMHNEACFLHVVRGKSRLYSPTQNLSVQSQDNLLMKCGHYLNKWFQNENAQPNEAVLIHFYPDILKWVYQDRLPDFFSFLPSKSSQTVAKIETDQIIQNYMEQLLHCFEHPQLVNDEFIKIKIQELIFILTQSQNNSQIITILNQLFHPTEYAFKDVIHKNIFEDLSLNDLATICGMSLSSFKRKFRTVFNTSPKNYIIEQRLLKAAEYLKNSSLRISEIALECGFNDMGYFSKSFSSKFEYSPTDYRKLHLNQLSH from the coding sequence ATGATTTTATCACGTCAGCACTTCAAAGTTCAAGGCAAGATTATCCTGGAAAAAGTGCAATTTCAACCTCCGTTAAATGCCGATTCCGCCATGCATAATGAAGCATGTTTCTTACATGTGGTTCGCGGAAAGTCTCGATTATACAGTCCAACTCAAAATCTTTCGGTTCAATCCCAAGACAACCTGTTGATGAAATGCGGACACTATCTAAATAAGTGGTTTCAAAATGAAAATGCACAACCTAACGAAGCTGTTCTTATCCATTTTTATCCGGATATCTTAAAATGGGTGTATCAAGATCGATTACCCGATTTCTTCTCATTCTTACCTTCGAAGTCTTCGCAGACTGTTGCAAAGATTGAAACGGATCAAATCATCCAAAACTACATGGAGCAACTGTTACATTGTTTTGAACACCCTCAACTCGTGAATGATGAATTCATTAAAATAAAAATTCAGGAACTGATTTTTATACTCACGCAATCGCAAAACAACAGTCAAATTATCACCATTTTAAACCAGCTCTTTCATCCCACAGAATATGCTTTTAAGGATGTGATTCACAAAAATATTTTTGAAGATCTCAGTTTAAATGATCTGGCTACCATTTGTGGGATGAGTTTATCTTCTTTTAAAAGGAAGTTTAGAACTGTCTTCAATACCAGCCCAAAGAATTATATCATCGAACAAAGACTTCTAAAAGCAGCAGAATATTTAAAGAATTCTTCATTACGAATCTCTGAGATCGCATTGGAATGTGGATTTAACGATATGGGCTATTTCTCCAAATCTTTCTCGTCAAAATTTGAATATTCTCCAACAGATTATCGAAAACTTCACTTGAACCAATTGTCCCATTAG
- a CDS encoding SDR family NAD(P)-dependent oxidoreductase gives MNQTEQLSVFITGANGGMGLDTSKILVSSGIHRLVMATRTMDKAVTAKSKIDTAYPGHQTQIEVASGFDMTDPKAIEKAVHKLPKDQPFNIIFLQAGGVIFSNDYSYLTWNNTAIEKTIFQNVIGPYITLLQLKKHGLIAPNARVVFAGGEGARGIPGMIEKPVFDTINDFKNYIYGKGNLPKYNPMNAIGVSKLMGAVLSQKLSSLEKNMDVIWFTPGLTYGTNGLAAKPAIQRWFMEKIMFGIAGFLGFAQSPMQGAQKYVDCLLGVYGKNGDVLGAPEGKVLGDLVDQKPMNQMFTNTALQDEFWHILNTIYMPYHVI, from the coding sequence ATGAACCAAACAGAACAACTTTCAGTATTTATTACGGGCGCTAATGGAGGAATGGGACTGGATACATCAAAAATTTTAGTTAGCTCCGGGATTCATAGACTGGTTATGGCTACCAGAACTATGGATAAGGCCGTTACAGCCAAAAGTAAAATTGATACAGCCTATCCAGGTCATCAAACTCAAATTGAAGTCGCATCGGGATTTGATATGACCGATCCAAAGGCTATAGAAAAAGCTGTACACAAACTTCCCAAAGACCAACCTTTTAATATCATATTTCTACAAGCCGGAGGAGTTATTTTCAGCAACGACTATTCATATTTGACATGGAATAATACTGCGATTGAAAAAACCATTTTTCAAAATGTCATAGGTCCATATATCACATTACTTCAACTCAAAAAACATGGACTGATTGCTCCAAATGCAAGAGTTGTATTCGCAGGAGGTGAAGGTGCACGTGGAATTCCCGGAATGATTGAAAAACCAGTATTTGACACCATCAATGATTTTAAAAACTATATCTACGGAAAAGGAAATTTACCGAAATACAATCCTATGAACGCTATTGGTGTTTCTAAACTAATGGGTGCCGTACTGAGTCAAAAGCTTTCCTCACTGGAAAAAAATATGGATGTGATTTGGTTTACGCCTGGCTTAACCTATGGAACAAATGGTTTAGCTGCTAAACCCGCGATCCAAAGATGGTTTATGGAAAAGATCATGTTCGGAATCGCAGGATTTCTCGGATTCGCACAAAGTCCCATGCAAGGGGCTCAAAAATATGTAGATTGCTTATTAGGTGTCTATGGTAAAAATGGTGATGTTCTGGGCGCACCTGAAGGCAAAGTTTTGGGTGATCTTGTAGATCAAAAACCTATGAACCAAATGTTCACCAATACAGCGTTACAAGATGAGTTTTGGCATATTCTAAATACCATTTACATGCCTTACCACGTGATATAA
- a CDS encoding SRPBCC family protein, whose product MKTKINLIIILVFSVIITNAQSFTVERIINAPAEKVWKVVGEQYGEIANSHPTVVASDYISDDSQGGEGCERVCYLNEEKTKYTHEKQLEFDSINFRFKVQISHVEGIPLNPDFSYGIYKVIPIDENSCKLVIEMNLKTSPAFMGILAKGKFKKNIEDYQIAIQHNVLTGEHVTKDNFKEIKKKYQS is encoded by the coding sequence ATGAAAACAAAAATCAATCTCATTATCATTCTTGTATTTTCAGTAATTATCACAAATGCGCAGTCTTTTACAGTTGAACGAATCATTAATGCTCCGGCTGAAAAAGTCTGGAAAGTTGTAGGTGAACAATACGGAGAAATCGCAAATTCCCATCCCACTGTAGTCGCATCAGATTATATTAGTGATGATTCCCAGGGAGGTGAAGGATGTGAACGTGTGTGCTATTTAAACGAAGAAAAAACTAAATACACCCACGAGAAACAACTTGAATTCGATTCCATTAATTTTCGATTCAAAGTTCAAATATCTCATGTGGAGGGTATTCCTTTAAATCCTGATTTTTCTTATGGAATTTATAAAGTGATTCCAATTGACGAAAACTCTTGTAAACTAGTCATCGAAATGAACCTTAAAACCTCACCTGCGTTTATGGGTATTTTGGCTAAAGGTAAATTCAAGAAAAACATTGAAGATTATCAAATTGCGATTCAACATAATGTTCTTACCGGAGAACATGTGACAAAAGACAACTTCAAAGAAATCAAAAAGAAGTATCAAAGCTAG
- the bcp gene encoding thioredoxin-dependent thiol peroxidase: MTHLKEGDQAPDFTGIDQNEQQVKLSDFKGKKVILYFYPKDMTPGCTAQACNLGENYGALTEKGFVVIGVSADSVKRHQKFTEKYELPFILLADESKEIINSYGVWGMKKLYGREYEGIYRETFIIDENGVIEKIILKVKTKAHTEQILEVLGQ; encoded by the coding sequence ATGACGCATTTAAAAGAAGGAGATCAGGCACCGGATTTTACTGGAATTGATCAAAATGAACAACAAGTAAAGCTATCAGATTTTAAAGGAAAAAAAGTGATTTTGTATTTCTACCCTAAAGATATGACTCCGGGTTGTACCGCTCAGGCATGTAATTTAGGAGAGAATTATGGGGCTTTAACAGAAAAAGGGTTTGTAGTGATTGGAGTTTCTGCAGATAGTGTGAAGCGTCATCAAAAGTTTACGGAGAAATATGAACTTCCATTTATTTTACTGGCAGATGAGTCTAAAGAAATCATCAATTCTTATGGTGTTTGGGGAATGAAGAAGTTGTACGGAAGGGAATATGAAGGAATTTATCGTGAGACTTTTATTATTGATGAGAATGGTGTGATTGAGAAAATTATTCTTAAGGTAAAAACCAAGGCCCATACGGAGCAAATTCTGGAAGTATTGGGACAATAA